The Tubulanus polymorphus chromosome 1, tnTubPoly1.2, whole genome shotgun sequence genome contains a region encoding:
- the LOC141899709 gene encoding uncharacterized protein LOC141899709, whose product MSTDRQIIEGEAAESDEDQEVTQIMSTNGESVADSPMKVIVEPGEASESDGEYEINTEELTPLEVDPLTAGDTGTVATNKDQTVTQTRKLSDKEKLPLKYDTLLHRKLREKNIDLLRHLTLMKSEMYANGSRNLRNTTQQLIKSQTIIQEVSHNMRLMTNNLFNLEDKIDIISQCNLLPDISPKIPTQRTSTSS is encoded by the exons ATGTCCACCGATCGCCAAATAATCGAGGGCGAAGCAGCTGAATCCGACGAGGATCAAGAGGTTACCCAAATAATGTCTACCAATGGGGAG TCAGTCGCCGATTCTCCAATGAAGGTTATTGTTGAGCCAGGAGAAGCATCTGAATCAGACGGTGAATATGAGATAAATACTGAAGAACTAACTCCTTTAGAAG TTGACCCCTTAACAGCTGGTGATACAGGAACTGTTGCAACTAATAAGGACCAAACTGTCACTCAAACAAGAAAGTTGAGTGATAAAGAAAAGCTGCCTTTAAAATATGATAC GTTGCTTCACAGAAAATTAA GAGAGAAGAACATAGATTTATTGAGACATTTGACACTGATGAAGAGTGAGATGTATGCCAATGGATCcagaaatttgagaaatacaaCCCAACAGTTGATCAAATCACAAACAATTATACAG gaagTGTCTCATAACATGCGACTGATGACCAACAATTTGTTTAATTTAGAAGACAAAATAGATATAATTTCGCAGTGTAACCTTCTTCCAGATATAAGTCCAAAAATACCAACTCAAAGGACGTCGACATCAAGTTAA
- the LOC141914912 gene encoding ATP-dependent RNA helicase DHX33-like translates to MASTNSATEPNSKRRKIDEIAVHRKNLPIFDAKENLIQKVRQLNTAIIIGETGSGKTTQIPQYFYEYGLNRNKLIACTQPRRVAAVTIAQRVAQEKNVELGKLVGYSVRFDDMTSSDTKIKYMTDGMLLREAILDPLLMKYSIVLLDEAHERTIHTDVLFGIVKTAQQKRLNQNLLQLKIVVMSATMDVDHFSNYFSNAPVLYIEGRQFPVQVMYAKQTQSDYLFAALVTVFKIHKQAPPAHDILVFLTGQEEIESTVKCIKEVAKNLPADLPQLIAQPLYAALPSAQQLQVFKTTPKNARKVIVSTNIAETSVTIPGIKFVIDSGVLKAKTFNPKSSLDMLKVQKISQAQAWQRTGRAGRESDGTCYRLYTESEYEALTKNTIPEIQRCNLVSVVLQLLAMGVKDLMKFDFMDKPDSEYFEKAIEQLLLLDAVEKDSDLKLTSLGKQMAAFPLDPRFAKVIIKANELGCLEEVLTIVSLLSVESVLQTPSNKREQALATRQKFMSAEGDHITLLNVYRAYKSAKGAQGWCVDNFVNGRNMKTALDMRKQLREICATQRMKFKSCGQDTSLIRKCMTYGFFMNSAELHTDKLYKTIVMKKPVTIHPSSALFQCKPGCVIYNELVKTSKCYMRDICQVDPDWLFEIAPAYFKRKVASKSRLV, encoded by the coding sequence ATGGCATCCACCAATAGCGCGACTGAACCCAATTCAAAACGTCGTAAGATCGATGAAATAGCTGTACACCGGAAAAATTTACCGATATTCGACGCTAAAGAAAATCTCATTCAAAAAGTGCGTCAGTTGAACACTGCTATTATCATCGGAGAAACTGGCAGCGGTAAGACCACTCAAATACCTCAGTATTTCTACGAATACGGACTTAATCGAAATAAATTGATAGCTTGTACGCAACCTCGTCGCGTAGCTGCGGTTACAATCGCTCAGCGAGTCGCCCAAGAGAAAAATGTCGAGCTCGGTAAATTAGTCGGATATTCTGTTCGTTTCGACGACATGACTTCGTCCGATACTAAAATCAAATACATGACGGATGGAATGCTGCTTCGAGAAGCTATCCTCGATCCTTTACTGATGAAATATTCGATTGTTCTATTGGACGAGGCTCACGAACGTACGATACATACCGATGTACTATTTGGCATTGTCAAAACGGCTCAACAGAAACGTTTGAATCAGAATTTGCTGCAATTGAAAATCGTGGTTATGTCCGCCACGATGGACGTCGATCACTTCTCGAACTATTTTTCCAATGCGCCCGTGTTGTACATAGAAGGACGACAATTCCCCGTACAGGTCATGTACGCGAAACAGACTCAAAGCGATTATCTTTTCGCGGCGCTCGTAACAGTTTTTAAAATTCACAAGCAAGCACCGCCGGCCCACGATATACTGGTGTTTTTAACTGGtcaagaagaaattgaatcaaCGGTGAAATGTATTAAGGAAGTTGCGAAGAACTTGCCGGCTGATCTGCCTCAATTGATAGCTCAGCCGTTATACGCGGCTTTACCTTCAGCGCAACAGCTTCAAGTATTCAAGACAACTCCCAAAAACGCTAGGAAAGTCATTGTTTCGACGAATATCGCCGAAACGTCGGTAACTATACCTGGCATTAAATTCGTTATTGATTCCGGCGTGTTGAAGGCTAAAACGTTTAATCCTAAGAGCAGTTTAGACATGTTGAAAGTGCAGAAGATCTCTCAAGCGCAAGCATGGCAGCGGACCGGGCGCGCTGGCAGGGAGTCGGACGGTACGTGTTACCGTCTTTACACAGAATCAGAATACGAGGCATTAACTAAAAATACAATTCCCGAAATACAGCGGTGTAATCTGGTTAGTGTCGTGCTGCAGCTGTTAGCAATGGGTGTCAAAGACTTGATGAAGTTTGATTTCATGGATAAACCTGATTCGGAGTATTTCGAGAAAGCCATTGAACAATTGTTATTGCTTGATGCAGTCGAAAAAGACTCGGATCTTAAGTTGACATCTTTGGGAAAACAAATGGCAGCATTTCCACTGGATCCAAGATTTGCTAAGGTTATCATTAAGGCGAATGAACTAGGCTGCTTGGAAGAGGTGCTGACTATTGTTTCTCTATTATCGGTTGAGTCAGTATTACAAACTCCTTCCAACAAGAGAGAACAGGCTTTAGCTACGCGTCAAAAATTCATGTCCGCAGAAGGCGACCACATAACTCTGCTGAACGTGTACAGAGCTTACAAGTCGGCAAAAGGAGCTCAAGGATGGTGCGTGGATAACTTCGTAAATGGTCGCAATATGAAAACTGCGCTCGACATGCGAAAACAATTGCGCGAAATCTGCGCAACACAACGCATGAAATTCAAATCATGCGGCCAGGATACGTCTTTGATAAGGAAATGTATGACGTACGGATTTTTTATGAATTCAGCAGAATTGCATACAGATAAACTTTACAAAACTATTGTGATGAAAAAACCAGTCACAATTCATCCGTCTTCAGCACTGTTTCAGTGTAAACCGGGTTGTGTGATCTACAATGAACTCGTGAAAACATCGAAATGTTACATGAGGGATATATGCCAAGTAGACCCCGATTGGTTGTTTGAAATTGCGCCTGCTTATTTCAAACGAAAAGTCGCTTCAAAGTCACGACTTGTTTAA
- the LOC141899692 gene encoding uncharacterized protein LOC141899692: MAPARHQRSLSPSHKKHRKKHHHRSRSRSAERSKPKTEEHRTTKKGKLDKYGRSSSDNDSDTDEHQENRHHRQKIRRKVDRHGRSSSDDSETEERNSHHHHNRARDNDKHHRSSDDRHRKSRQEHEDRRRDDHRRKRDELGHRRDRNNPGEFSGQDQNSKPQTNEAKPDFALSGKLTEDTNTYKGVVIKYNQPPEARKPRKRWRLYPFKGEEGLPVLHIHRESAFLIGRERRVVDIPTDHPSCSKQHAVLQFRLVEFRRNDGNIGRRVRPYIIDLGSTNGTYVNNKRIDSERYVELIEKDVLKFGFSTREYVLLHDKTSTAELDDDDGVSD, from the exons ATGGCTCCAGCGAGACACCAACGCTCTTTAAGCCCTTCTCATAAAAAGCACAGAAAAAAACACCATCATCGTTCTCGATCTAGAAGTGCAGAACGAAGCAAG CCGAAAACAGAAGAACATCGAACTACAAAGAAAGGAAAACTAGACAAATATGGCCGCAGCAGTTCAGACAATGATTCCGATACCGATGAACATCAAGAGAACCGTCATCATCGTCAGAAAATACGACGAAAAGTCGATCGACACGGACGAAGCAGTTCCGACGATAGCGAAACGGAAGAACGGAACTCACACCATCATCACAACAGAGCGAGGGACAACGACAAGCATCACAGATCTTCGGACGATCGACACAGAAAATCACGACAAGAACACGAGGATAGACGACGGGATGACCACAGGAGAAAACGCGATGAACTCGGTCACCGTCGTGATCGTAATAACCCCGGCGAATTCAGCGGACAGGATCAAAATTCGAAACCGCAGACCAATGAGGCGAAACCCGATTTTGCTTTGTCGGGTAAATTAACCGAGGACACGAACACGTACAAGGGTGTCGTTATCAAATACAACCAGCCTCCGGAAGCGAGGAAACCGCGTAAACGTTGGAGACTTTATCCGTTTAAAGGCGAAGAGGGATTGCCCGTTTTACACATTCATAGAGAAAGCGCATTTTTAATAGGTCGGGAACGCCGCGTCGTCGACATCCCTACCGATCATCCGTCGTGTTCGAAACAGCACGCCGTGTTACAGTTCAGACTGGTTGAGTTCAGGAGAAACGACGGAAATATCGGACGCAGAGTACGACCGTATATCATCGATCTCGGCTCGACTAACGGAAcatatgtaaataataaacGCATAGATAGCGAACGTTACGTGGAACTGATTGAGAAAGATGTTCTTAAGTTCGGATTCAGTACTCGAGAATATGTTTTGTTACACGACAAAACGAGTACGGCTGAATTAGACGATGATGATGGAGTTTCAGATTAA
- the LOC141899714 gene encoding zinc finger protein 593-like → MGRLARKKQHKGNNVLKQFKTKRYRRDVDEISKDLEPANREKLLNQKLDLDVAGGAQHYCITCAKHFLDEKTLQTHFKSKPHKRRMKKLETEPYSQEEAERAAGMGSYVAPKKLRTVEEMKKLITKDKPESMETSEENKEQDEKS, encoded by the exons ATGGGCAGACTCGCTAGAAAGAAACAACACAAAGGCAATAACGTGCTCAAACAATTCAAGACTAAACGTTACAGAAGAGATGTTGATGAAATCAGTAAAGATTTAGAACCAGCGAATAGAGAGAAATTGCTAAATCAAAAACTAGATCTTGATGTAGCTGGTGGTGCACAACATTATTGTATTACTTGCGC aaaacattttctcgATGAAAAGACGTTACAAACTCATTTCAAAAGTAAACCACACAAAAGGAG GATGAAGAAGTTGGAAACAGAACCGTATAGTCAAGAGGAAGCTGAACGAGCTGCAGGAATGGGATCTTATGTCGCGCCCAAAAAACTACGTACGGTAGAGGAAATGAAGAAACTTATAACTAAAGATAAACCAGAAAGCATGGAAACATctgaagaaaataaagaacAGGATGAAAAATCCTAA
- the LOC141914597 gene encoding uncharacterized protein LOC141914597: MWLNASSLVATFLFFLEAYHAIGHAAVMFRIRMLPRKDLVRVRYYFLFDTLTVFVTAFCYTGKLRWLAILQMCQHLYFFFTWNISWYTRRVISWSSLDWLHSDNAKNRTEWDLFLGTAFDLAVHIIHCYILSQYMSNIETLAGIFCAQVVSYAVIFSPSFAWSGPRTMPAWIRKRIARIPDFN; the protein is encoded by the exons ATGTGGCTGAACGCGTCGAGTTTGGTAGCAACGTTTCTGTTCTTTTTGGAGGCGTATCATGCTATTGGGCATGCCGCGGTTATGTTTAGAATTCGCATGCTCCCACGAAAAGATTTAGTTCGCGTCCGTTACTATTTCTTGTTTGATACACTGACCGTGTTTGTGACTGCGTTTTGCTACACTGGTAAATTGCGATGGCTTGCGATTCTACAAATGTGTCAACATCTTTATTTCTTCTTTACGTGGAACATATCTTGGTACACCAGAAGG GTTATAAGTTGGAGTTCCTTGGATTGGCTACACAGTGATAACGCGAAGAATCGCACGGAATGGGATTTGTTTTTGGGGACTGCATTTGATTTGGCCGTCCACATCATCCATTGTTACATCCTCAGTCAGTATATGTCGAATATCGAGACACTGGCTGGCATATTTTGCGCGCAAGTGGTTTCATATGCTGTTATATTCAGTCCTTCGTTTGCTTGGAGTGGTCCTCGCACTATGCCTGCATGGATCAGAAAAAGAATCGCCAGAATCCCGGATTTTAATTGA
- the LOC141908693 gene encoding dolichyl pyrophosphate Man9GlcNAc2 alpha-1,3-glucosyltransferase-like, which yields MDSMKLTGCILIAVIVRWAVSLFPYSGHDKKPMYGDFEAQRHWMEITYHLPAKEWYHNTSENNLQYWGLDYPPLTAYHSYLMGAIAHRINPLFVPLNASEYHHQIRIADSFHETHKIFMRYTVLIVDILIYLPAIIMYHFAFDKTGNIDSIDRCMNIVISMLYPGLVLVDHGHFQYNCVSLGLALWAIILIGQQWNLMASVFFCLALNYKQMELYHALPFFSYLLGNCFKQPTTNKALKSFNLLAFSVIVTFVICWFPFLKDCDISQPLQVIHRLFPLKRGIFEDKVSNVWCSLTVLPRPFKKIKDLPVSVMSAVSLITTCLCVLPSSLHLFRKPTFRNFKLSLVNVALVFYLFSYQVHEKSILLVALPVCLLLPEQPLMCMWLLLISTFSMYPLLMRDLLSLPCLAMQVLFIILVFLRYGSKLWNIASPSYFDKLYIEDFFVPSVSVAFLLCLLCQFKTPPTLWPDLWPVLISLYSCGHFLMFCFYFNCLQYIYDERDDTKKRN from the coding sequence ATGGATTCTATGAAATTGACCGGGTGTATCTTGATAGCTGTAATTGTGCGCTGGGCAGTATCACTTTTTCCATATTCCGGACATGACAAGAAACCAATGTATGGAGATTTTGAGGCTCAACGACACTGGATGGAGATAACCTACCATCTACCTGCAAAAGAATGGTATCATAATACATCTGAAAACAATCTACAATATTGGGGTCTAGATTACCCGCCATTGACTGCGTATCACAGCTATCTAATGGGTGCTATAGCGCATAGAATCAATCCACTGTTTGTTCCATTGAACGCTAGTGAATATCATCACCAGATTCGTATTGCCGATTCATTCCATGAAACTCACAAAATATTCATGAGATACACAGTTCTAATAGTTGATATTCTTATATATTTGCCAGCTATCATTATGTATCATTTCGCGTTTGATAAAACTGGAAATATTGACAGTATTGACCGTTGTatgaatattgttatttcaatgTTGTATCCCGGCTTAGTTTTGGTAGATCATGGGCATTTTCAGTATAACTGTGTTAGCCTTGGACTTGCGCTGTGGGCTATAATATTGATAGGGCAACAATGGAACCTAATGGCTTCAGTTTTCTTTTGCCTTGCCTTAAATTACAAACAAATGGAACTCTATCACGCATTGCCATTTTTCTCGTATTTACTCGGCAACTGTTTCAAACAGCCAACTACGAATAAAGCTCTTAAAAGCTTCAACTTATTGGCATTTTCAGTGATCGTGACATTTGTTATTTGCTGGTTCCCGTTTCTGAAAGATTGTGACATTTCTCAGCCTCTGCAAGTTATTCATCGGTTGTTTCCACTTAAACGAGGAATATTTGAAGATAAAGTTTCAAATGTTTGGTGCAGTCTTACTGTTCTTCCGAGACCATtcaaaaaaatcaaagatCTTCCGGTTAGTGTAATGAGTGCAGTTAGTTTGATAACGACTTGTCTCTGCGTACTGCCATCCTCGTTACACTTGTTTCGTAAACCAACATTTCGTAATTTCAAGCTGTCATTGGTAAATGTTGCTTTAGTGTTCTATCTCTTTTCGTACCAAGTTCACGAGAAATCGATTCTTCTCGTAGCTTTACCAGTTTGTCTACTTCTCCCCGAGCAGCCCTTGATGTGTATGTGGCTTCTTTTGATATCAACATTTAGTATGTATCCATTACTAATGAGAGACTTACTATCTCTTCCATGTCTAGCAATGCAAGTGTTGTTTATCATTCTGGTATTCCTAAGATATGGGTCGAAACTGTGGAATATCGCGAGTCCGTCATATTTTGATAAACTTTACATTGAGGATTTTTTTGTACCATCTGTTAGTGTTGCATTTCTCTTATGTTTATTGTGTCAATTTAAAACTCCCCCCACTCTGTGGCCCGATTTGTGGCCAGTGCTTATCTCTTTGTACTCTTGCGGGCATTTCCTTATGTTCTGTTTCTACTTTAATTGTCTTCAGTATATATACGACGAACGAGATGATACTAAAAAACGAAATTAa
- the LOC141899673 gene encoding uncharacterized protein LOC141899673, whose amino-acid sequence MECWVWCMLVVSSLFGVIRCSGGPYDWMPKDSFDEVMDRIDSVTEENCKYKPESELVLSEDTLAQVPKYNQLRSTYLFQNRSTLLHLHNMAMNRAMFYSFILQNMIQPWQDELLPGLLYYYFSAAADVAANPAAINGSAVFYDNNCTYPNWYPSVIPFNNTMSLFGPRAWRIDDYDDPTNWLREPTNRTIDVEDYGAGPERNYTLHTYKFNQWYQKWLPDFSKTTDIYKQEYHIKIRFSNRTGELLDEINIGKQGLNASTLPSSQLGNFNFFGPPSPGEKEDQIMPVQFTAPYFDCGRSNKWIVSAVAPVVDYLPRYQFDWQHLKRHRFVAVVVMDIDFIKLDINQCQISRGNAPPNKFAGTARCKPRTLCEPLPGFGFQRGGYTCMCRSGYRYPFFQRHAYLGLNIEQSIKEEYDSGFDCLAVGLRQVNPVKNTGGMKRKKRDVSDSIHDLEIEWRERDIEDAKFELGLKEKRLADEKRIVEEMSTPEGRARRENRLREEREERLRIHREAVLNRYLKSIAPVVTMKQTPANEKPKAISDKKKQHLVSRFKRDADEAQSQLPGEKKSKIKSRKKRYLSANYNLLNARAAFNVEANDKLTKLLDKKYSVTQKTCKGLDGEELKLPGDMAYGAKVKFEMQARVALRLAHFISMFLQNVDIPEEYGILKGDKYLAVEQLFGEVIANTMGDNRIFASGCYWERDQFRHRNGSTREYFGPYAWRTPQDSLQYNAEDQAGLKTLYTEEPFYTAVKSRWATNSYGLEKFTIKPMVRADINGSAIRRFEHYPVYYRAPNIDDGHWSVPFFKCDGRFDLWLLTYSVPFFGFNNLRTKHVFKGVVTVTVSLDDMDINQCPQPFYIPNAFKNTAKCDYESQVCMPLEALKYKLGGYKCECRQNYEYPFNDERSWYFDGQAMEEEYRKMMAGENHRYHLYKCRLAGAAAITVNTVLVSALLAAYHLLVRN is encoded by the exons ATGGAGTGTTGGGTGTGGTGTATGCTGGTTGTCAGCTCTCTGTTCGGAGTAATTCGATGTAGCGGAGGTCCCTACGACTGGATGCCGAAAGACAGCTTCGACGAAGTCATGGACAGAATAGACTCGGTTACCGAAGAAAACTGTAAATATAAACCTGAAAGCGAACTCGTTCTTAGCGAAGACACGCTGGCCCAGGTGCCCAAATATAACCAGCTTCGATCTACGTACTTGTTTCAAAACCGAAGCACGCTCCTGCACTTGCATAACATGGCCATGAATCGCGCGATGTTTTACAGtttcattttacaaaatatgattcagcCGTGGCAGGACGAATTGCTTCCCGGTTTGTTGTATTATTACTTTTCGGCGGCGGCCGACGTCGCGGCGAACCCGGCCGCGATCAACGGCAGCGCCGTTTTCTACGACAATAACTGCACGTACCCGAACTGGTACCCGTCGGTTATTCCTTTCAACAATACGATGTCGCTATTCGGACCGAGGGCTTGGCGTATCGACGATTACGACGATCCTACGAATTGGCTACGAGAACCGACCAATCGGACGATCGATGTAGAAGATTACGGCGCCGGGCCCGAGCGTAATTACACGCTCCATACCTACAAGTTCAACCAATGGTATCAGAAATGGTTGCCCGATTTCTCGAAAACGACGGACATTTACAAACAGGAGTACCACATCAAAATACGATTTTCGAACAGAACCGGTGAACTGCTCGATGAGATAAACATCGGAAAACAAGGCCTCAACGCGTCGACGCTTCCCTCGAGTCAACTCGGAAACTTCAATTTCTTCGGGCCGCCGTCCCCCGGTGAAAAGGAAGACCAGATAATGCCGGTGCAGTTTACGGCGCCGTATTTCGATTGCGGTCGGTCGAATAAATGGATCGTGAGCGCGGTCGCGCCCGTCGTCGATTATCTTCCGAGATATCAGTTCGATTGGCAACATTTGAAAAGACACAG GTTCGTCGCTGTCGTCGTCATGGACATAGATTTCATCAAACTCGACATCAACCAGTGTCAGATCAGTCGCGGAAATGCGCCGCCTAACAAATTCGCCGGAACTGCGCGCTGTAAACCCAGAACCCTC TGCGAGCCATTGCCTGGATTCGGTTTCCAACGAGGTGGTTATACTTGTATGTGTCGATCCGGATATCGATATCCATTCTTCCAAAGACACGCTTACCTTGGACTAAATATAGAACAATCCATAAAAGAGGAATATGACAGCGGATTTGATTGCCTCGCTGTTGGGC TGAGGCAAGTGAACCCCGTTAAAAACACCGGTGGTATGAAACGCAAGAAACGCGACGTTTCCGATAGTATTCACGATCTGGAGATCGAGTGGAGGGAAAGAGATATCGAAGACGCTAAATTCGAACTCGGATTGAAAGAGAAACGTTTAGCCGACGAAAAACGCATCGTCGAAGAAATGTCGACGCCCGAAGGTCGAGCGCGTCGAGAAAACCGATTGCGAGAAGAACGCGAAGAACGTCTTAGGATTCACAGAGAAGCCGTTCTGAATCGTTACCTGAAGAGCATTGCGCCAGTCGTTACAATGAAACAAACCCCGGCTAATGA GAAGCCGAAAGCGATATCTGATAAGAAGAAACAGCATCTGGTTTCCCGGTTCAAGCGCGACGCTGACGAGGCACAGTCGCAGTTACCAGGAGAGAAAAAGTCAAAGATAAAGTCACGTAAAAAGCGTTATTTGTCGGCGAACTACAACTTATTGAACGCACGTGCTGCCTTTAACGTTGAGGCTAACGATAAACTGACTAAGTTGCTCGATAAGAAATACAGCGTCACTCAGAAGACTTGCAAAGGTCTCGATGGCGAAGAGCTGAAATTACCGG GTGATATGGCGTACGGAGCTAAGGTGAAGTTCGAGATGCAGGCTCGTGTCGCGTTGCGTTTAGCTCATTTCATCAGCATGTTCCTACAGAACGTCGACATCCCCGAGGAATACGGTATTTTGAAAGGTGACAAATACCTAGCGGTCGAGCAATTATTCGGCGAAGTCATCGCGAACACGATGGGCGATAATCGTATCTTCGCGAGCGGTTGTTATTGGGAACGCGATCAGTTCCGGCATCGTAACGGATCGACGCGTGAATACTTCGGACCGTACGCGTGGCGTACGCCGCAAGACTCTCTTCAGTATAACGCCGAAGATCAGGCCGGTTTGAAGACCCTGTACACCGAGGAACCATTCTACACGGCAGTGAAATCACGCTGGGCTACGAACTCGTACGGTTTGGAAAAGTTCACGATTAAGCCGATGGTGCGTGCGGATATTAACGGTTCGGCTATTCGACGATTCGAACATTATCCGGTGTATTATCGCGCGCCGAATATCGACGACGGTCACTGGTCCGTGCCTTTCTTCAAATGTGATGGACGTTTCGATCTGTGGTTGCTCACTTACTCCGTCCCATTCTTCGGATTTAATAACCTCAGAACAAAGCACGTTTTCAA GGGTGTCGTTACTGTAACGGTGTCACTGGATGATATGGATATTAATCAATGTCCACAGCCTTTTTACATTCCAAACGCATTCAAGAACACGGCCAAATGTGACTACGAAAGTCAAGTG TGTATGCCTCTCGAAGCACTCAAATATAAACTCGGCGGATATAAGTGCGAATGTCGTCAGAATTACGAGTATCCGTTCAACGACGAACGGTCGTGGTATTTCGACGGTCAAGCCATGGAGGAAGAGTACCGAAAAATGATGGCTGGCGAAAATCACAG GTATCACTTGTATAAGTGTCGTCTTGCTGGTGCCGCTGCCATTACAGTGAATACGGTGCTTGTTTCCGCGCTACTGGCAGCTTATCATCTACTCGTCCGAAACTAA